TTTCGGGTAGGACGGGACCGATGATGGTCCGGGCTCCGGTCCAACCCATAGCCTTCCCCGTTCTCAAGCCACAGCACTGGGCGCTCCCAGGCGGAACCATCCCCCACTATTTCCAGCCAAGTGTGGGAACCATTGTGGGAACCTGGGGAACGCGGCCCCGAAACCCGCAGAAAACCTATGGTAATGGCGGATGAGGTGGGATTCGAACCCACGATAGGCTTTTGACCTATACGCACTTTCCAGGCGCGCGCCTTCGACCACTCGGCCACCCATCCAGCGCGCCCCTCCTTAAGGCGGCTCGCGCCCGTGGGCAAGCGGGGTCAGAAATCGCTCACCCGGCCCTTGCGTTCCCAGTCATTGTAGCGCGTGGGTTCGGGGCCAGCGGGACCGCCTTCCTCGACCGCGGCGGGTGCCGCCGGGCGCGGCGGGCGGTTGATCGGCGTCAGCGGCGGCGCGCTGCGCGGCTTGCCCGCGGGCACGGCCACGGGAGAAGGTGAGGGGGTCTTTTCTTCATCGCTCATGATGCCGATGTGGGATGGCACAGGGATTCGCGAAAGATGCTCAAGACCTTCATCCTCCTGGGCGCCCTCACGGCGCTCTTCATGGTGGTGGGCTACGCCCTCGGCGGCGAGGCGGGCGCCACCATGGCGCTGCTCATGGCCGGCGGCATGAACCTCTTCGCCTGGTGGGGCAGTGACCGCATGGTGCTGCGCATGCACAACGCCCAGCCCGTGACCGAGGCCGAGGCGCCGCAGCTCTACCGCATGACGGCCGATCTCGCCGCGCGCGCCGGCATGCCCATGCCCGCGCTCTACATCATCCATGAGGACCAGCCCAACGCCTTCGCCACCGGCCGCAGCCCCGAACGCGGCGCCGTCGCGGTCAACACCGGCCTGCTCGACCTGATGAACCAGCAGGAGGTGGCCGGCGTGATCGCGCATGAGCTGGCCCACATCAAGAACCGCGACACGCTGATCATGGCGGTGACGGCCACACTCGCCGGCGCCATCGGCTTCCTCGCGCAGTTCGCCTTCATGATGGGCCGCGGGCGGGAGAACCGGCCCAACCCCATCGCCATGATCCTGATGGTCATCCTCGCCCCCATGGCCGCGATGCTGGTGCAGATGGCCATCTCCCGCGCGCGGGAGTTCGAGGCGGATGCGGAAGGGGCACGCATCTGCGGTGATCCCTCCTGGCTCGCCAACGGCCTCGCCAAGCTCGAGCGCGGCAAGATCGGCCATGTGAACCAGACAGCCGAGGCCAATCCCGGCAGCGCCCACATGTTCATCATCAACCCGCTCTCCGGCCTGCGCATGGACCGCCTCTTCGCCACCCATCCGCCGACGCAGGAGCGCATCGCGCGGCTGATGGCACTGGGCGGCATGTCGCCCCCGCGCGGCGCGCCGGCGATGGCCGCCCCGCGCGGCGCCTCGCCCTGGTCGGCGCCGGCCAAGCGCAACCCTTGGGCATGAGGGGCGACGCCTGCCCGGGCCCCGGGCAAAGCCCCCGGTTCTGACAAGGACGTAATCCTTTCCGGGCTGTCGCTCCCGGTGCCGCATGGCATGCTGCCCGCTGCATTCATGCAGGAGGCGACATGTTCCGCAGGGGTTTGGCCGCGCTGCTCGGCGCCGGATTGATCAGCAGCGCTGGCTGGGCGCAGACCGCGACCCCCGCCGTCCCGGCCCCTATTCCGCCGGGGCCGCGCATCGCCATCACGGCGGTGACGCAGCCGCTGCCGACGCAGCCGCAATACATCCTCGTGGATCAGCGCCTGATCCGCGACGGCCTGCGCGAGCGCAGCGGCGGCCGCATCGAGGTGACGCTGGCGAGCCATGCGGAGCGCAACCTGGGCGGCGCCGAGATCGTGCGCCTGGTGCGCGCGGGCCAGGCCGAAATCGGCGCGGGCACGCTCTCCACCCTCTCGGGCGACGTGCCGATCCTGGACGGCGTGGACCTTTCGGGCCTGGCGCCCGACATCGCGCTGGCGCGGCGCATCGCGGATGCGATGACGCCCGTCGCCAACCGTGACCTGGAGCGCTTCGGCACGCGCATCCTGGCCATGTATCCCTTCCCGGCGCAGGTGGTGTTCTGTCGCGCGCCCTTCACCTCGCTCGCCGATCTGCGCGGGCGGCGGGTGCGGACCTTCGGCAACAGCCTGGTGGATTTCTTCAACGCGGTGGGCGCGCAGCCCACCTCCATCGGCTTCCCCGAGGTCTATTCGGCGCTGGAGCGTGGTGTGGTGGATTGCGCCATCACCGGCACCGGCTCGGGCGTCGCGGCCCGCTGGCCCGAGGTTTCCACGCATATCAGCGACCTGCCGGTCGCCTGGGCCGTCGCCGCCTATATCGTGAACGTCGCCTGGTGGAACCGCCAGGATCCGGCCGTGCGCGCCCTGCTGGAGCAGACCTTCCGCGAGGTGGCGGATGCCCAATGGGCGCTCGGTGCCGCCGCCACGCGCGACGGCATTGATTGCGCCATCGGCAACCGCGAGGGCTGCCGCATCCACACGCTCGCGACGCGCCCGATGACCGAGGTGAAGGCCACCGACGCCGACCGCACCGAGACGCGCCGCATCTTCGAGCAGGTGGTGCTGCCCGGCTGGGTGCGCCGCTGCGGCGCACGCTGCGGCGAGATCTACAACCAGACGGTCGCCCCGCTCACCGGCGTTCGGTTCGGCGGCTGAGCTTGCTGCGCGCGGCAAGCCTGCTGCGCCGCGGGGTCGCTGGCCTCGCGGCGCTGATGGCCTGGGCGGCGGGCTGGAACTACGTGGCCTGTGCCCTCTTCATCACGGGTGACATCATCGGGCGCAACGCCTTCGGCGTGTCCTCCGCCGCGACGGTCGAGGTCACGGGCTACATGCTGGCCTGCGGCATCGCCTGGGGCCTCGCGCATACGCTGGCCTGCCGCGCGCATATCCGGGTGGATGTGCTGCTGATGCGCCTGCCCATGCGGTGGCGCGCGCCGCTGCATGTCTTCTCCCTGCTGCTGCTGACGGTCTTCGCCGTCTTCGTCGCCTGGGCCGCCTGGGCGCTGGTGGATGAAAGCGCGCTCTTCGACGCGCATGACAATTCCGCGCTGCGCGTGCCGCTGGTGATCCCGCAGGGCATCTGGGCCGTGGGGCTTTCCGCCTTCGTGCTCATGTGCGCCGTCCTGCTGCTGGAATCCGCGCTGGCCCTGCTGCTGGGCGCGGGCGCGCGGCTGGATGGGCTGCTCGGCTCCCGCACCCTGGCCGATGAGACGGAGGAAGCGCTGGAAGCGGTCGCGATGGCGCGCAAATGATCGCGATCGTCTTCCTGCTGGGCCTGCTCGGCGTTCTGGTCGTGGCGGCCGCCGCCGGCGCCCAGGCGCTGCCCATCGCCGAGATCCTGATGCTGATCGGCGTTTTCATCATCTTCTTCAGCTCGGGCGTCTATATCGCCGCCGTGCTGGGCGTGCTGGCCTTCCTGACCGGCTTCATGTTCAGCGACCGGCCCTGGTGGAATTTCGCGGGGCAGACGCTCTGGGGGCCATCGTCGAACTTCGTCCTCGTCGCCGTGCCGCTCTTCCTCCTCATGGGCGAGATCCTGCTGCGGGCGGGGCTGAGCGACCGTCTCTATCGCGCGCTGAACATCTGGCTGAACCGCCTGCCGGGCGGCCTGCTGCACACCAACATCGTGAGCTGCGCGGTGTTCAGCGCCATCAGCGGATCGAGCGTGGCGACGGCGGCCACCATGGGCTCGGTGGCGCTGCCCTATTTCCAGGGCACGGCCTACAACCAGCGCTGGGTGCTGGGCTCGCTGGCGGCCGGCGGCGCGCTCGGCAACCTCATCCCGCCCGGCATCACCTTCATCATCTACGGGCTGATCACCGAGACCTCGGTCGGCCAGCTCTACATCGCCGCACTCCTGCCCTCGATCCTGGTCACCGGCCTCTTCCTGCTGCTGATCGCGGCCCATGGGCTGCGCCACCCGATGGAGAAGCCGCCGCCGCTGCCGCTTGCCATGAAGCTGGCCGCGCTGCGCGACCTCGTGCCCACCATGCTGCTCATCTTCCTGGTGCTCGGCTCGATCTATGCCGGCTGGGCGACCCCGACGGAAGCCGCGGCACTCGGCGTCACGGGCGCGATGTTCTTCGCGGCGCTGGAGCGCAAGCTCTCCTTCCGGATGCTGCACGCCTCGGCCGAGGCCACGGCGCGCAACACCGCGCTGCTCGGCCTCATCATCTTCGGCGCCTATCTGCTGAACTACATCCTGACAACCATCAACGTGCCCCAGGCGCTGGCCGGCCTGATCGCGGACCTGCCGCTGCCGCCCTGGGCCATCATGCTCTGCATCATCGGGCTCTATTTCGCGCTCGGCACCTTCATGGAGGGCTTCTCCATGATCATCACCACGGTGCCCGTCGTCTTCCCGATCGTCGTCGCCCTTGGCTATGACCCGATCTGGTTCGGCGTGATCATCACCATGCTGGTGGAGATCGCGCAGATCAGCCCGCCCGACGGAACCGTGATGTATGTGCTGCAGGGCATGCGCCGAAAACCGGGGCCGATCACCGACGTCTTCGTGGGCGTGATGCCCTTCCTGCTGGCCTATCTGGCGGCGGTCGGGCTCCTGCTGATATTCCCCGAGATCGCGCTCTGGTTGCCGCGAATCCTCTCCTGACCCTTCGGAGCCTCTTCATGTTCAGACGCATGCTTCTCCTCGCCGCCGCGCTTGTCGCGTCTCCCGTCCTGGCGTCCGCGCAGGCGCCGCAGCCGGGCTTCGAGCGGCCGATCCGCATCATCATCCCGATCGCGCCCGGCGGCGGCACGGATGTCTTCGCCCGCCTGCTGGCGGAGATCGTGGGCACCTCGCTCGGCCAGCCCATCGTGGCGGAGAACCGGCCCGGCGCCTCCTCCACCATCGGCACGCAGTTCGTGGCCGAGCAGCGGCCCGATGGCACCACGCTGCTGTTCACGGCGAATGCGCCCATCACCGCGGCCCCGCATGTGATGAATGTGCGCTACACGCTGGACCAGCTGGACCCGATGTTCATCGTGGGCCACACCGGCTTCACCCTCTGTGTCCGGCAGGACAGCCCGATCCAGAACGCGCAGCAGCTCATCGCCGCGATGCGCGCCGCGCCGGGCCGCTTCACCTACGGGACCGATGGCGTGGGCGGGAACATGCATCTCGCCGCCGAGCGCGTCTTCAAGGCGCTGGGCATCGAGGCGACGATGGTGCCCTTCCAGGGCGCGGCGCAGACGCTGACCGCCTTCTCCGGTGGCCATATCGACCTCTATGGCGGCTCCATCGCGGTCGCCATGCCGGCCATCCGTGATGGCCGTGCGCGCTGCCTGATCCTGACCCAGCGCGCCCAGCACCCGGAGGTGCCGACCGGCTCCGGCCTCGACGCGCTTGGCATCCCGAATGAGGAGACGCTGATCTGGTGGGGCATGCTGGCGCCGAAGGGCCTGCCGGCCGACCGCCGCGCCGCGCTGATGACGGCCTTCGAGGCCGCCTGGCGCACCGAGCGCTTCCAGACGCAGCTCGCCCGCTCCGGCGTGACCCCGCAGTTCCGGGACAGCGCCGCCTCGGCCCAGCTGATCAACGGGGAGAGCGAGGCGCTGGGCCGCGTCGCGCGCCAGGTCGGCATCGAGCGGCAGCGCTGAGATGGAGACCCGCCCGGTTCGCATCGCCGTCGATATCGGCGGGACTTTCACCGACCTGCAGATCCTCGATGCGCGCCAGGGCCGGGTCGTCGCCTGGAAGACGCCCACCACGCCGGCCGACCCCTCCGAGGGGCTGATGACCGGCGTGTGCGAGGCCGCGGAGCGCTTCGGCTTCGCGCTCTCCGATGTCGGCATGCTGCTGCATGGCACGACCATCGCGACCAATGCCGTGCTCGAGCGCAAGCTCGCGCGCGGCGTGCTGCTGACCACGGCGGGCTTCGAGGATGTGCTGGAGATCACCCGCCATTTCCGGCGGGACGTGTACGGCCTCGCCCCCGACCCGCTGCCCTGCCTGATCGAGCGCGACATGCGCCTCGGCGTGGCCGAGCGGCTGCGGGCCGATGGCAGCGTGGAGACGCCGCTCGGCGATGTCTCCGCCGTCATCGCGCGGCTGAAGTCCTTGCAGCCCGAGGCCATCGCGATCGGCCTGCTGCACGCCTATGCCAATCCGGCGCATG
This region of Sediminicoccus rosea genomic DNA includes:
- a CDS encoding tripartite tricarboxylate transporter substrate binding protein, coding for MFRRMLLLAAALVASPVLASAQAPQPGFERPIRIIIPIAPGGGTDVFARLLAEIVGTSLGQPIVAENRPGASSTIGTQFVAEQRPDGTTLLFTANAPITAAPHVMNVRYTLDQLDPMFIVGHTGFTLCVRQDSPIQNAQQLIAAMRAAPGRFTYGTDGVGGNMHLAAERVFKALGIEATMVPFQGAAQTLTAFSGGHIDLYGGSIAVAMPAIRDGRARCLILTQRAQHPEVPTGSGLDALGIPNEETLIWWGMLAPKGLPADRRAALMTAFEAAWRTERFQTQLARSGVTPQFRDSAASAQLINGESEALGRVARQVGIERQR
- a CDS encoding TRAP transporter small permease subunit is translated as MLRAASLLRRGVAGLAALMAWAAGWNYVACALFITGDIIGRNAFGVSSAATVEVTGYMLACGIAWGLAHTLACRAHIRVDVLLMRLPMRWRAPLHVFSLLLLTVFAVFVAWAAWALVDESALFDAHDNSALRVPLVIPQGIWAVGLSAFVLMCAVLLLESALALLLGAGARLDGLLGSRTLADETEEALEAVAMARK
- a CDS encoding TRAP transporter large permease, whose protein sequence is MIAIVFLLGLLGVLVVAAAAGAQALPIAEILMLIGVFIIFFSSGVYIAAVLGVLAFLTGFMFSDRPWWNFAGQTLWGPSSNFVLVAVPLFLLMGEILLRAGLSDRLYRALNIWLNRLPGGLLHTNIVSCAVFSAISGSSVATAATMGSVALPYFQGTAYNQRWVLGSLAAGGALGNLIPPGITFIIYGLITETSVGQLYIAALLPSILVTGLFLLLIAAHGLRHPMEKPPPLPLAMKLAALRDLVPTMLLIFLVLGSIYAGWATPTEAAALGVTGAMFFAALERKLSFRMLHASAEATARNTALLGLIIFGAYLLNYILTTINVPQALAGLIADLPLPPWAIMLCIIGLYFALGTFMEGFSMIITTVPVVFPIVVALGYDPIWFGVIITMLVEIAQISPPDGTVMYVLQGMRRKPGPITDVFVGVMPFLLAYLAAVGLLLIFPEIALWLPRILS
- a CDS encoding DUF1674 domain-containing protein, whose amino-acid sequence is MSDEEKTPSPSPVAVPAGKPRSAPPLTPINRPPRPAAPAAVEEGGPAGPEPTRYNDWERKGRVSDF
- a CDS encoding TRAP transporter substrate-binding protein; the protein is MFRRGLAALLGAGLISSAGWAQTATPAVPAPIPPGPRIAITAVTQPLPTQPQYILVDQRLIRDGLRERSGGRIEVTLASHAERNLGGAEIVRLVRAGQAEIGAGTLSTLSGDVPILDGVDLSGLAPDIALARRIADAMTPVANRDLERFGTRILAMYPFPAQVVFCRAPFTSLADLRGRRVRTFGNSLVDFFNAVGAQPTSIGFPEVYSALERGVVDCAITGTGSGVAARWPEVSTHISDLPVAWAVAAYIVNVAWWNRQDPAVRALLEQTFREVADAQWALGAAATRDGIDCAIGNREGCRIHTLATRPMTEVKATDADRTETRRIFEQVVLPGWVRRCGARCGEIYNQTVAPLTGVRFGG
- the htpX gene encoding zinc metalloprotease HtpX, with translation MLKTFILLGALTALFMVVGYALGGEAGATMALLMAGGMNLFAWWGSDRMVLRMHNAQPVTEAEAPQLYRMTADLAARAGMPMPALYIIHEDQPNAFATGRSPERGAVAVNTGLLDLMNQQEVAGVIAHELAHIKNRDTLIMAVTATLAGAIGFLAQFAFMMGRGRENRPNPIAMILMVILAPMAAMLVQMAISRAREFEADAEGARICGDPSWLANGLAKLERGKIGHVNQTAEANPGSAHMFIINPLSGLRMDRLFATHPPTQERIARLMALGGMSPPRGAPAMAAPRGASPWSAPAKRNPWA